The following DNA comes from Poecilia reticulata strain Guanapo linkage group LG16, Guppy_female_1.0+MT, whole genome shotgun sequence.
tattattcttttaatatAACCATCATAAAGAAACAGCCCTATTTACTCAGCCGGAGGAATAATATTTGTTCTGATATTAATCCagctttatgtattttttattttttttcaaaaatgggggaacaaaaagaaacaggtTTATGCTTTTAGAAGAGACTAATAAGCAAAAGATTTTCAGTGGGTTTTCATACCAGCATTGCTGATCAAATTAACGCTGCTGACATCGGTAGCAAAGGTGCAACTTCTGAAACCGACTCAGAGAGAAACGGTTGCATATCCCACATTCGGACAGTTGGATTCAAGGAGTGGTGGCTGCTTGAGTGCACAGaccaaaactgaattttaaagatgtaattttGTATCATTAAGATAGACATGAGGTGAAGAGTGCATTCAGtagtttttaaaagatatttccCCCCAAGAGAGGACCAGCACACAATTCAGAGTTTCATGATGatctgtgttaaaaaaaaacaacaacacacatttgatacagaaaaattaatttgatctagatttttcaaaatgtactgGTAAAATCTAGCAGACAAGTATTTCATATCTTCTGGTATTTCTTTATTGTAAAACTATCCACTGTCTCATTTGTTCATTGCAGGAAACGCAGAGGAGCCATCAACAGTAAACAGCTGACATACTTGGAGAAATATCGATCGAAACAGAGGCTTCGTTTCAAAGATCCTCACACGCACAAGAACAAGTGTTGCATCATGTGATAAagcacattcacacacaaacacagaaagactACTTGCACCCCTCACGAATGTCTCAGGAATCCAGTTGTATAGGCCTTACAATGACTACACCGCCTCGTCCTGCAAATGTTGCTGTTATTgcaagttttcatttttctgtttgctgatttcATATCTATTAAGGAGTTGCTCCATTTTGTGGgttacagagaataaaagtGGAATAATAGGTGAAGAATATATATTATAAGTCAGAATGAAATGTCATAGGGTTTGGTAGCTATAGATAATGCTGATAAGAACTTGGAGGAGCCTGATGACAGGTAAGGCATTAAGGCACATGGTTCatctttagatttattttcttctgtaatGCTGAGGAAAATGTGTGGCGTGGAACagatttctttgtattttatttattttttgctttatcgCTGATGGTTGCTGCTGAACATCTAAACTTCTCTATGCAAACAAGGTGAAGAGTGTATTCAgtagtttgtcattttaatacAATCAGAGACAAACCTTAAATAATTTGctccactggaaaaaaaaaagacgtccGTTATGTTCTtggatattttatatttggtaCTGGATCTTTTACACTTCCTTAAACATATATTGGTTGTGTTTACATCACTTGTGTTTTTCCTGAATTATGCGTTTGAGCCACTTTTTCAGACACTTTATATTTAACAAAGTCACTTTTGGTTGATCACACTCATGCACTTTTTGTATGTAATTAGTTTGTCCGTGACCTGGAGATCATTTTCTTCTTGTCTTGAACAATAATATTTGATGAAACAAATAAGAGAAGGAAAAGCAACAATATAAAAGCAGATTATGTCATTATTGTTCATCTGATGTGTGTGCACAGTGTGATTTTGGTGCCTGAAGCTGTAGAAAAAGTTGATGACTTTTAGGGCTGGCCTGAAGTGAAATTTTGATGTaactgaatataaaataaacaaaaaaagacgtcaacaacaaaaagctgTAAATGTCAGTATGCAttataatgtacattttttgcaATGTATAATAAAGATTCTGTCAACAACTCTAATTTACTACCAATTcatcctctgtcacttttacaCCTACTCCTACACCCTCACAATTGCTTTCTACTGAACAATATGATGTAATAAGTCCAAATAATCATCCTGCCACTTcagtgttttacagtgtaaaacaCTGAAGTGGCAGGATGCTATGTTGGGTTTACTCCAAACATTATGCTCTGCATCTTGAATTAAACACTTAGTTTTTTACTGGACAAATTAACTTGCTTTAACGCtcattttctctatttaaatacGTTTTAAATTGTGCAGTTGCAGTATTATCTTCCTGACACTAAGGGGCGCTGTGAGGTTACCTCTCAGACAGTCTACTGCTTGTGCTATTTACTTCCGCTGACTGGAGAGACTTGTGTCGCAGATTCGACAGATATTCGTAACTTTCTGGAGTATATgcacttttcaatatttatttagatgttaTACACTGCCTTAACGTTTCTCATGCCAATGCATAAttagtttcctttttgtttttgtcggCGCTTGACAGAAAATGAACGGAGAAAAAGCAGGTAAgaatttaagtttatttcaaGGCGAATATGTTGGTGGTgtcctcattttgtttttggtcaccAAGGTATTTACATACAAGTagcactgcaaaaatattcataacaTTTATGTGACATTCATTTTGTCACAAGATACAAACTTCACGGTATTGAATGTGCTTATTCTGTAATAGACTGCAGCCATAATTGCgaagtggaatgaaaattaTATGTATTTTCAAAGGTTTATGCAAacaaaagtgtcaaaaatgtgacatgtttGTAATCAGCCACTTTTATTGTGTAATTTGATCTTTGTTTAAACAAAGCTCTTTAGTGAAGACCTCAGAGGTTTATAGAAAAcattagagaagaaaaagaagcatcATAAAGAGCAACAGATAGATCACGGACAAAGTTGTGAAGAGGTTTGAAGTGCACTTAAGATTAAAGAAGAATATCCCTAAACCCAATAGAGTTTAACACTTAAAAAGGTAAACTATCACACTCTCCAAGCAGTTGGAATGAACATGAGCCATTTTGCAATGGAAAATCCATCCAGCCgcccgtccgtccgtccgtccatccgaCCATCCGttcattcattttctaacacccttgtccctagtggggtcgggagggttgctggtgcctatcaggaaaataaaaacaaatttatctaTCTGTGTACACTCTTGGAGTGTATATCTGGTAGAGAAATATCATTGCAGCAGTGTGGGCTATTgactcaaacacacaaaagtctatctgtgtaaaaaaaaaagagtaaccTAACACCTAAAAATTACACTCTACTTTGCGTTgatttacaacataaaacattaaccagtataatatattattataacATTAAATATTAGTAAAACATATTAGAGTTTGtagttgcaacatgacaaaatgtgcaaaagttcaagggatatgaatacttttgaaagatGCTGTATGGACCGGTGTTTGTGTGTTGACCTCTGTAATCCCCaccttgaatattttttgtttctgtccctCCAGCTGGCTCTGTGTTCATGTGTCGCCTGTGCAACCTGTTCTCGCCCAGTCGCTCCCAACTGCTGGCACATTGCTCCAAGAATCACCCCCAGCATGAATCCCCAGACAGCATTATTACTGCACTGCAGCCTCTCATAACTGAGCCTGTGGAGAAGCTGTTAGGTAAAAGTACTATGGTGTTACGGGAATCTCGTACAAGTTATCTCAACTAGTATTACTCCATTCACTCAATTAAGAATTAAGTActattatttaacataaaatatagTACTCCaactgttttctatttattgCATGAAGCCATGTATGAACTtgatgaaatacaaacaaaaattagaacaaagaaaaaatgttgtcaTCCTGAAACGCATCCTAAATTGGCATCctaaattctatttttttccttgttacTGGCTCTTAGACAATCCAATTAAGCGAAAACGAGGAAGACCAAAAGGTTCTACAAAGAAGTTACAGAGGGACTTGATGGACCAGACCACTGTTGCTGCTCAAAGTGCAGACGAAAATCTGAAAGGAAAAGAATCGAGACTCAATGGTGGACAGCAACAGTGTGGTTTAGTCAAAGATGGTACTGTTTCCATTTACATATAACAACCCATAATTCTGTCATCTTGGTCTTCAGGGTAACTACATTTGGCCCAGATAGGATTTAAATATGCAACAGATGGTGCTCTTAATGCTTCTTGTTGTCTTTCTTCTATAAAGGTGAAAGTCAGGATGGGGCTTTAGGGCGTGAATGCAGAATCTGCCATCGCACATTCAGCAACAAACGACAAATCCTCAAACATATCTGCCTtagagaggaagatgaagaggacGATGTCCAGCAGCATGGTAAAGATAGAGGGGACAGATGGCAGTAGCCCAGCAGTATAAACAGTCTACTGTGAAAGTCTActgtttttactgcttttctgTAGAAGTAGAAACTTTACTGTTGCTAGACTAATTTGGAGGTAACTGTTGAGATGCATTTTTGAATGAATGATTATTTACTTTCCAAATATTCCACAAttgttagaaagaaaaataatacctCATAAGAATTTGATTTTAAGTTGTTACAACTAACAGATAAAGCCTTGGTAGGATTTACTTCAGGTGCAGAAGAAGATGTTGGTTCCAGAGGAACAGatccaaaccaaacaaaacaaaaaccaacaagCTCTGGACTGAAAAGACAGAAAGGTGAGTGTATTATTTAAAGAGTCATTTTTTACCAAAGGACACTCAAAAATTTTTTCTCTACATTTAGGTACCAGCAGCTCTAATCTCACAAGCGTCAACCGAGTTTGCAgcgaaagaggaaaaacaacggGACAGAAAAAAGCTCTGATTAATGTTGTTCTGACAGAAGACAAAATACTTCCAGGTTAAGCTAGTTTTactagttttatattttagctacaaatgttatttttagaagCAAAGTAATGTTACTTTGAATGCAGCAGGTGTCTGCAAAATGGTGACAGTAGAAAATACTTCAGCAGAAACAGAGTCTTCAGCTATTCAAGGTCAACATCaggtaagaaaaaatattagtttgcaATATTAAAGGGCATTAAAGGGTAATTTCtgcaaaattataaaattattactaCTTTTGTTAATTATCTCGCAGTGACAGTTTGTGTTATGGGTGGTAAGACTCACTCACTGCCCAGAGTAACACAGTCTAGGTGCACcacacgcacaaaaaaaaagttaattatcaTATATTGTTGTTCCTTAATTAGccttaattattatttcatcatATATTGCTAAAAGGTCAAAATATGTAATGAAGAAATACAAAACGGTGGGTCCCGACAAGGTGTCATTAATTTCTTTGtagtgtttttaatgttaatgtcgttttaaagaaacattagcttttctttgttacttttcagaaaataatttatgttgcCGGGATTGTTTAGAGAGTTAAAAGCTATTGACAGCACCCAGATATCTGTGTTTAGATATTGAACAGATCTACTTTTAGCAAAGTgaggaacttttgtttttacaaatgtgcGCTCAAAAATCTGCAGTGTATTCTGAGTTGTACCGTTTTCTATGAAGAATACAATTTTTCTATCaagttttcagaaacaaattaCTTTGATCAGTGAAGTCTATCttaaagttcatgtttttttaattgaatgttTGTCTAATCAGCTTCTTGCAAGTGGAGGTACATCTTGTGAAAATAACCAGACACCACAAGAGGAGCTAAGGTAAAGAgaaatctctgttttttttaaatttttttaatgcaaagcatgatttggaaatataaacattaGAAGAACAAACTTATGCAATttatgatttagaaaaaaaaatagtatttgtAGCAATGCGAAACATTGTAGTTTTCATATGCAAATGTGATGTTGCTTGTTCTCCTCACAGTTCTAATCTGAAGTCAGGAACAACTACTTCAACCAGCAAAGGATTCCAGGAATATTCTATCAAGCAAGATGCTGCCAagtaatatataatatactgtCAATATCTGTCAAAAgcaattttattaatttttttaagttaaatcaattaattttgcacaaaattacagtttgccttttaaaacaaagttatttgtatgtaaaaaattttaattgctttataTAACCAGTTACGAAGCTGACAACACTATTCCTCCAAAGGCAGCAACAATGAAATGAGTTAACgtgtgcaaaaatatatatattctgtttctttgttctaGTTTACCCCAGAGCAAGCTGAAGATCTTTGCCTGTGAGTTTTGCAATAAGATCTTTAAGTTCAGACATTCATTGGTCGCCCATCTCAGGACACACACCAAGGAAAAACCCTTTCAGTGTCCACACTGTGACTACGCCTCAGCCATCAAAGGTAACTTTCCGAGTTAGTGGAAGGAGATAGGAACAGTTCagtatttaagaaaaaagaagaacatgTTAAGTTGTGtggattttgttctttaaagctAACCTGAATGTTCACCTGAGGAAGCACACAGGAGAGAAGTTCAGCTGTGATCACTGTGCCTTCAGCTGCCTCAGCCCAGGACACCTAAAGGTAGCGTTATCGTTACGCTTTGCAAAATTAGACTAGCGGCAATTTCAGTCATCTCAGTGTTAAGGTTTCATGTACTGtaattgtaataaaacattttgttgatgcTTTAGCACTTcctaattttatgtttattatctgtgtctgtttttttgaaAAGGTTCGCTTAATTTATTAGGTTGAAATGATTGTTATTAACTTCCTGTTGATAAATGGGCCTCTACATTTCTGCTAATGCAGGTTCACATAGAGAGAGTCCATCTGAAGATGAAGCAGCACTGCAGCTTTTGTGTGAAAAAGTACTCTGACGTGAAGAACTTGTTGAAACACATGGAGACACGGCACAACCTGAAAGACTCTGCTGTCCTCCAGACCTACCAGCAACTAAGGTGTGATCCTTCATAGAGGTTAATTACTTATAATATTGAGACAGATCATCATGGGCATAAATTTCACAATAATGTAAGGCTGTAACTGTATACTTGAACCATTTATTTCTCAAGGTGAAGTGatcacaaaatgttaatttattgtgttttttctctaatccacataaaatcaaaattcttaaaTTAGGcttaaacatacacacacattagGGTACAAATCGTTTAACAAGAACCCATAGACTCTTTGTTGACTCTTTGTTGCCATTAACAAGCTCCTGGCTTAATTCTGTCTACATATTTGCCTACTCGTCCTTGCATAAAATAACAAGCTCTTAGCacattatataaattataaagcCAGTATTGACCAGCACCTCTGTCCAAGTAATGTTAAACTTGCTTCAGTGTGGAGATCACCTGTAGGTGTTTGAATTGTTTCCAGTTTATGATAGACTGGACCAACTGCCATTTATCTGAAGTGACAATCGGGATTAATGGCTAAAATTTAAGAATTGATTGCTCCAAGAGGGCAATGATTCCCAAATCATCCAAAGTGGTTTAGGGAGGACCCCTCAAAATGATAAGAAAGGTAGCCAAATATTTAGTCAGAGTAATAAAAGAATCATGTTGATGGCCAAAAATGTGTGGTTGCTCTGCAGCTTGAGACATTAGTCAAAACAGTAGTGGGAGCGTATGTGTATATTTGAGCCTGTATGCCTTATGTGGACCATCTGTGAATTGCAGAAATTCTACTTGGATTCAAACTTGTGTTCCCAGTTATTTTGTTTACAACTCATTTGCAATGTTTCTTATGTCATCATTACATAAAGAAATGGttcaaataaatctttaaaagccCGGAATTAATTTAACCTTCATCCTCTTTCTAGctctgatggatggatgtaagTTCATGACCagaacacattttgttctttaagttAATTCTAGTTTATTTCTAATATCCATTCAAGACTGGCCCAGATTTTCAGTAATGAATTTTACCAACTTGCATACAGAAATAACTCATAGCTCCTTAAATTTGTTTCAAACCATGCCTTTATGTaaagatttaaacaaatatttgcaaaaatatagcAGGTGTATTTTCGTTCTCACAAATCTGAACCTTCTGCAGGTTAAAGACTCGTCAGGGCCTCCGGCAGCTCCTCTATCACTGCCCCACCTGTAACCGACGCTTTAAGAATCAGCAGGAGCGAGAGCGCCACCTGCTGATCCATGGGCCTCAGCCACCCTTTGCCTGTCTGCTCTGTGACCACACTGCAACGAAGATGGTCGCCCTCACCGCACACGTCAGAAAGCACCTCTTCTTGTACGTGTGCAGTGTGTGCAACAAAAAACTAGTCAGCTCGCAGAGGTTGAGGGGTCACCTGGAGGAGAGTCATCCTGAGCTGGACATGGAGCAGACCTTCATCAACTGTATCAACATCAGCTACTATCTGATTCTGCctgaaggaggtggaggaagtgAGGAGGCCGTGGAAAAAGAGAGGGAAGCAACTTTCAAGGAAGATGAGGCCGCCGGAACAAAGATAGAAGGAAACAAAGGTCCTGGTGGAGATAAAGAGGAACTGAGAAATGATGGGAAGCAACAGCAGGAGGAAGAACAAACCCAATCTGTGCAGATGATGGcagaagagaaaggaaaagaagacaGACTGAGCATAGGTGGAGCTCAGAAAGATTCCCAGAACAAATCCAATGAGGCAGCAGTTGAGGAGAAATTACTTAATTCATCTGcatgtgtttctgctgctgacgcaaatgcagaaaaaaatgattcGTCTTCATCACCCGATGGGGTCCACAGCTCATCTCTGAAAGACAGGACTcaagaaaacacacaaccagatgTTGTAAACTCATCTGCAGTCAGCAGCACagcctcatcttcatcatcagggGTTTCCAACTCTTCAGATTTACCTGGTGAAACACATTCATCTTCAGCTTCCCAGGTAGAAAGCAGCCAAACTTCCCCTACAGAGAAGGTACATTTAGAGATAATGTAGCATCTTGAAATATAATGGAACCATGACTTTGTTTCACTACTTTGGTTCACAGTTTAAGTTTTAATGGCTGCACTATTGttcagattataaaaaaaaaaaaaaaaattctgtcaaCTTTGTAGcttgattagtttttttcttgcacaagaccagaaaaaaaatcccagttgTACAGACACTTAGTTTGTTTTGGGaatcttttaattattttgatttacATAATATGATACTATTTCTGTACTGAGGAATGGggtaaataaaatatgcaatgcaataaatgtattatttaacaAAACCAGTTATGTAAAGCTTGGAACTGAACCTAGAAGAAGAGAACAAAATGagactaaagaaaaataataaaaatagatgtCTGTTTATCAAATATAAGATCTCCTGCAACACTGTTCAGAAACATCCTCCCATTGAAGAAATGTGCAGTGAACAGAGATTTTATAATGATTTTTCCTAAATTATCCTAAATCATAATCAACTATACTCTCTATAAAATTCGACTAGGCTTTCACAAGTTTATTTAGTCCTGCTCGTTTTGATcttaaagtttttctctttgcttccttttgtttttctgtcagagtGCCTTCGAGCAggtgtttttgtctcttcagaAAACCCGCCTCGATATGGAGACCTATCAGAGGCTCAGGAAAATCTACGGAGACCTTGAATGTCAATATTGTGGTGAGATAATAGTGgttatgttttactgttttttttaattatttattttttattttgtattgtgGAACCAGCTGCTTCAATCCTATGTACTCTCCCTCATAGGTAAGCTGTTCTGGTACAAGGTTCATTACAACGTCCACGTCCGCACACACACCAAGGAGCACTTGCATTACTGTTCAAAGTGCAGCTACTCTTCCATCACCAAGAGCTCACTGAAGCGGCACCAGATCCAGAAGCACAGTGGCCTGCTGCTGCCTTGTTCGAGTCCTGGCTGCAAATACTCCACACCTGACAAATACAAACTGCAAGCACATATGAGGACTCAACATGAACAGGTAACCAGTCAGAGGAGATCTGCTGTgttatgcaaaaaaatgtatgatGGAGGTTCAACTTCCAGCATGACCCCAATCACTCATTTAGTTGTATGTACGCTAGGACCAAAGTATGTTTtttgaatggcccagtcaaagttcagatgtAAATCCTATTGAGAATCTCCGGGAAGACATTAAAGCTGATGTTTGCAGATTCTCTCCAatcagtctgactgagctgacCTACTGCAGGGTGTATATAAGTACACacttagaatagaatagaatagaatagaatagaatagaatagaaatactttattcatcccagaCAGGAAATTACTGTGCAGTTGTAGCATACACACAGATCAAGCtacctataaaaataaaaaaacaaaataaaataaataaaaatgctgtagaATGTAAGATGTAAGATTCTGTACAATatgaacagtgaatattaaTAATCTGTACAATAGTGCTTTGTATATATTTCAGAGTTAGAATTTCAACATAatctatcaaaaaaaaaaaaaaatagtacaatgaatatgtgaaaaagttgaagagGTATGAAAAGTTTTGCAAGGCTCTTGTTTATTTCCCCTGATGCCATGTTGTGGTTGCTTACAGGAGAGCTGTGCTGTGTGTCCCATCTGTCAACGCACTTTCCCACAGCACAGATTAAAGCACCACCTTAAATCATCCCACCCAGgtaagaaaaactaatttattcttagtaaaacacaacaaacaacacAATCGTTATTTGATAATGTCTTCATGTTGgaattgcatttaaatgtttcctttgaAAAAGTTGTGACTCTTAagattttcctcatttttcatTGAGGAGGAGCCAGCCAGtggtttcatgtttctgttgtttgttaATGTGTGTTTGACAGATAAAGTACCTGTTGGAGATAAAGGACCGATGGTGCAGCGTGCAGAGAAGTGCCCTTACTGTGACTCCTACTTCCTGAAGAACAGCAGTGACTTTCAGCAACACATCTGGGCCCATCAAGGTGTGCTGGAAACTCAAATGAAATACACTATCACTGCAGCGGTCTGCAACAATAACACTGAGAGCACTTGGTAATTGTATCCTTACTTTGTCAGCTGAGTTTCCATCTGTTTATGCTTCTGCCTGCCTGCCCTCCACGGGGAAGCAAGAGaaagttaaaaacacacacttatGTTGCCGAGGCGAATGACCAGATGTAATCTAGGGGGTCTTTGCAACGGTTTACTTGTCCGTTCGACACATTGCACCGTGCTTTTTACCCTCTTGTGTGTCTCTTTCCGTGAAGTGGTTCAGATTGTTTACGTATCTTAACTTGAGCAGCTGTTCATTTTGCTTGTTAATTTTTACCGCCACATGTTCTTCCCGGCCTCTGCCACACTCCCGCTTACCTTGAAGAGCTGTTTACCTTGAAGTTACAGCTGCTCTCAGGCTGAGTTGCTGCAGAAGCCTGCAGACGGATAGCCAGCACAGATGTTAATGAAGGTCTCAGAGGACgctggcatttttattttttttttaatcagatctGCAGCTTTTACATTTCTGCTGGTTCGGGGGTGTTTTTGACACTCATCAGCAGTGATAGCCGCAGTTGCGAACGAGTCGAAAAATAATTCTATTGTTGAAGAAAACCCAAATTTGACTATTTTATTGCTGCAAGTGCTGCTCTGTTTACATAGGTAGCCCTACAAAacagtgccttgtaaaaattatttttttctctttaactttGTCTGATATTGTAGtaaatttcagtgtatttaatttgaattttatgcaATATAATATTGTTTGTAAttagaaatataaatgcatagtttaaaaaaaaataattttattctcaaGCAAATGCTTAAATATGGTGGTCCATTAccttatatttttatgaatttgaatACAAGGCCCTTTATATACAGACATACTGCCTTCATATCCATAACATGGAGTAGCCTGTTATGGATATGAAAGTGAATAACATGGAATAACCTATTAGTATTTTGTTGATGCACAATGAAGAAAATCTTGTTAATATGTGTGGTTCTGAAGTGTGAATCCTGTGTGTGCCAACCTGGTTAGGTTTGAAGCCCTACGTCTGCAGTGTGTGCAGCTACTCGAGCTGCAATCGGAGTAACCTGAAGACCCACATGAACCGACACAGCAGTGAGAAGCATCATCTCTGTGATCACTGTGGTAAAAAGTTCAAATCTAAGCTCACGCTGAAAAGTCACCGACTGAACCACACAGATGAAGGTAGGCAATATATGGCTAAGTTATTGGCATAGATTGGTaggagtgtaaaaaaaatggtggtAATTGAAGGGGAAAACATTCTGTGTCCGTTCAGGGAAGAAATTTCAGTGTTCGGAGTGTCCTTTTACGTCTGTTTTCAGACCTTCCTTGCTCAGACACATGGAGCAACATGCTAAGTTTAAGGTAGGAATCCACATTTAATAAATGCAACCTAAGTTTGTACTTCTATTATTTTAACGATCCACAGAAAATAATGTATGTAacatctgtttttgtaaaacaaagtgTAGTTTGAATACAGAGATTTTGAACACAGATTAAAATGCCTAAACCCACTGTCACTGGCAATCTAATCTGATTGATACCGTAACatggatttgtgtttttagccATTTCGTTGCGCTCACTGCCACTACTCGTGTAATATCGCCGGTGCTCTGAGGCGACACTTCAACATCAAGCACCCAGAAGAAACCTATGAGAATGCTGGACCCGGACTGCCAAACTCCGAAACCCTGAAACAGCAAGGTCCTTACCTCCAAACTCTGTCAGCACATCTGTCACAATCTCTGAGGTTCCATTTAATCACAGTAGTATAGAATATATATTAGACACAAAATAAGAGGAATGCCATGAAAAACTTGAAGACTTTGGCTTGTAGTAGTGTAAAATTTGTGCGTAAAAATGTGGTCAGCCTACTCTCATGCCTTGCCGTTCTCCTGTGCTAGGTGGGATGAAGTGCCCAGAGTGTGAGTTTGTTTATGGAACAAAGTGGGAGCTGACCCGTCACCTGAAGACCAAACACAATTTGAAAGTGGTCGAGGGAAACTGGGAGGTAGGTAGTATACAAAcactcaagaaacaaaataacaacaaatgtcTGTCTGTCCCTCCATCCATCTGTGCAACATGCCTCCatggtggaaaaacaagcatttgtttttgcacCATATTTCCTTCCTTACTTCCTGGCTGTACATTTTAGtaaatttggaaagaaaaagaaatactatgtgaaaaatgtgcaggTGCCCTACGATATGACTAGAAAGTAAGTCTTGTGTTTGTCAGGTCCAGTACTTTTCATGCAGTCTGTTGTTGTGTACCTGTGCAGGTGGCTGAGGAGACATTAGCTCAGTATGTGTCTGTAGAGAATGAAGAACACCTGACAGAAGCACCTCTAGCAGTCCTGGAGGGCAACGGTAAGCATGATAAAAGCACAG
Coding sequences within:
- the zfat gene encoding zinc finger protein ZFAT isoform X3; its protein translation is MNGEKAAGSVFMCRLCNLFSPSRSQLLAHCSKNHPQHESPDSIITALQPLITEPVEKLLDNPIKRKRGRPKGSTKKLQRDLMDQTTVAAQSADENLKGKESRLNGGQQQCGLVKDGESQDGALGRECRICHRTFSNKRQILKHICLREEDEEDDVQQHGFTSGAEEDVGSRGTDPNQTKQKPTSSGLKRQKGTSSSNLTSVNRVCSERGKTTGQKKALINVVLTEDKILPAGVCKMVTVENTSAETESSAIQGQHQLLASGGTSCENNQTPQEELSSNLKSGTTTSTSKGFQEYSIKQDAANLPQSKLKIFACEFCNKIFKFRHSLVAHLRTHTKEKPFQCPHCDYASAIKANLNVHLRKHTGEKFSCDHCAFSCLSPGHLKVHIERVHLKMKQHCSFCVKKYSDVKNLLKHMETRHNLKDSAVLQTYQQLRLKTRQGLRQLLYHCPTCNRRFKNQQERERHLLIHGPQPPFACLLCDHTATKMVALTAHVRKHLFLYVCSVCNKKLVSSQRLRGHLEESHPELDMEQTFINCINISYYLILPEGGGGSEEAVEKEREATFKEDEAAGTKIEGNKGPGGDKEELRNDGKQQQEEEQTQSVQMMAEEKGKEDRLSIGGAQKDSQNKSNEAAVEEKLLNSSACVSAADANAEKNDSSSSPDGVHSSSLKDRTQENTQPDVVNSSAVSSTASSSSSGVSNSSDLPGETHSSSASQVESSQTSPTEKSAFEQVFLSLQKTRLDMETYQRLRKIYGDLECQYCGKLFWYKVHYNVHVRTHTKEHLHYCSKCSYSSITKSSLKRHQIQKHSGLLLPCSSPGCKYSTPDKYKLQAHMRTQHEQESCAVCPICQRTFPQHRLKHHLKSSHPDKVPVGDKGPMVQRAEKCPYCDSYFLKNSSDFQQHIWAHQGLKPYVCSVCSYSSCNRSNLKTHMNRHSSEKHHLCDHCGKKFKSKLTLKSHRLNHTDEGKKFQCSECPFTSVFRPSLLRHMEQHAKFKPFRCAHCHYSCNIAGALRRHFNIKHPEETYENAGPGLPNSETLKQQGGMKCPECEFVYGTKWELTRHLKTKHNLKVVEGNWEVAEETLAQYVSVENEEHLTEAPLAVLEGNGNVQQIAELSSETHNAVASVVAMAPGTVTVVQQVQVATDHEVGDCSNQLMVVNADEDLDGNQVMVVEDGHGLDALTVLTQGENTHHYIVYIQEQTVEIN
- the zfat gene encoding zinc finger protein ZFAT isoform X4 — encoded protein: MNGEKAAGSVFMCRLCNLFSPSRSQLLAHCSKNHPQHESPDSIITALQPLITEPVEKLLDNPIKRKRGRPKGSTKKLQRDLMDQTTVAAQSADENLKGKESRLNGGQQQCGLVKDGESQDGALGRECRICHRTFSNKRQILKHICLREEDEEDDVQQHGAEEDVGSRGTDPNQTKQKPTSSGLKRQKGTSSSNLTSVNRVCSERGKTTGQKKALINVVLTEDKILPAGVCKMVTVENTSAETESSAIQGQHQLLASGGTSCENNQTPQEELSSNLKSGTTTSTSKGFQEYSIKQDAANLPQSKLKIFACEFCNKIFKFRHSLVAHLRTHTKEKPFQCPHCDYASAIKANLNVHLRKHTGEKFSCDHCAFSCLSPGHLKVHIERVHLKMKQHCSFCVKKYSDVKNLLKHMETRHNLKDSAVLQTYQQLRLKTRQGLRQLLYHCPTCNRRFKNQQERERHLLIHGPQPPFACLLCDHTATKMVALTAHVRKHLFLYVCSVCNKKLVSSQRLRGHLEESHPELDMEQTFINCINISYYLILPEGGGGSEEAVEKEREATFKEDEAAGTKIEGNKGPGGDKEELRNDGKQQQEEEQTQSVQMMAEEKGKEDRLSIGGAQKDSQNKSNEAAVEEKLLNSSACVSAADANAEKNDSSSSPDGVHSSSLKDRTQENTQPDVVNSSAVSSTASSSSSGVSNSSDLPGETHSSSASQVESSQTSPTEKSAFEQVFLSLQKTRLDMETYQRLRKIYGDLECQYCGKLFWYKVHYNVHVRTHTKEHLHYCSKCSYSSITKSSLKRHQIQKHSGLLLPCSSPGCKYSTPDKYKLQAHMRTQHEQESCAVCPICQRTFPQHRLKHHLKSSHPDKVPVGDKGPMVQRAEKCPYCDSYFLKNSSDFQQHIWAHQGLKPYVCSVCSYSSCNRSNLKTHMNRHSSEKHHLCDHCGKKFKSKLTLKSHRLNHTDEGKKFQCSECPFTSVFRPSLLRHMEQHAKFKPFRCAHCHYSCNIAGALRRHFNIKHPEETYENAGPGLPNSETLKQQGGMKCPECEFVYGTKWELTRHLKTKHNLKVVEGNWEVAEETLAQYVSVENEEHLTEAPLAVLEGNGNVQQIAELSSETHNAVASVVAMAPGTVTVVQQVQVATDHEVGDCSNQLMVVNADEDLDGNQVMVVEDGHGLDALTVLTQGENTHHYIVYIQEQTVEIN